A genomic stretch from Methylorubrum extorquens includes:
- a CDS encoding putative amino acid transporter (Evidence 3 : Putative function from multiple computational evidences; Product type t : transporter), giving the protein MASGLASDLFRIKTLERLNADAESGENKLERHLGPWSLIGLGIGAVIGAGLFSLTGIAAAEHAGPAVTLSFAIAAIGCALAGMCYSELAGMIPVAGSAYTYTYATMGEFIAWIIGWDLVLEYAVGAATVSVSWSRYVARFMRDTLGINLPGSLVHSPFETYQLADGTLAHGIVNVPAILIVVAASTLLMIGIRESARVNGAVVLLKLAVVAIVIGVGLFYVKAQNYDPFLPANTGTFGEYGWSGVMRAAGVVFFAYVGFDAVSTAAQEAKNPQRNMMIGILGSLAICTVLYIAFAGVLTGLVHYEAMRGDAAPVNTAIAATPFPWLKSLVTFGVICGFSTVILVLLLGQSRVFYSMSKDRLLPGFFSAIHPKWKTPYRSNLFFMVFTSALGGFLPISQLGHMTSIGTLLAFILVCAGVVILRRTQPDAPRAYRTPLVPFVPILGALFCLGMMVSLDGDTWLRLIIWLAIGLVIYFAWSRKHSRIGREEGANATSAL; this is encoded by the coding sequence ATGGCGTCAGGCTTGGCGAGTGACCTTTTCCGGATCAAGACGCTCGAACGGCTCAACGCCGACGCCGAATCCGGCGAGAACAAGCTGGAACGCCATCTCGGCCCCTGGAGCCTGATCGGCCTCGGCATCGGCGCGGTGATCGGGGCGGGCCTGTTCTCGCTCACCGGCATCGCCGCGGCGGAGCATGCCGGCCCGGCGGTGACGCTCTCCTTCGCCATCGCGGCGATCGGCTGCGCGCTTGCGGGCATGTGCTACAGCGAACTCGCCGGCATGATCCCGGTGGCGGGCTCGGCCTACACCTACACCTACGCCACGATGGGCGAATTCATCGCCTGGATCATCGGCTGGGATCTCGTGCTCGAATACGCGGTCGGGGCGGCCACCGTCTCGGTGAGCTGGTCGCGCTACGTCGCCCGCTTCATGCGCGATACCTTGGGCATCAACCTGCCGGGCTCGCTCGTGCACTCGCCCTTCGAGACCTACCAGCTCGCCGACGGCACGCTGGCGCACGGCATCGTCAACGTGCCGGCGATCCTGATCGTGGTGGCGGCCTCGACCCTTCTGATGATCGGCATCCGCGAATCCGCCCGCGTCAACGGCGCGGTGGTGCTGCTCAAGCTCGCGGTGGTGGCGATCGTGATCGGGGTCGGCCTGTTCTACGTGAAGGCGCAGAACTACGACCCCTTCCTGCCGGCCAATACCGGCACCTTCGGCGAGTATGGCTGGAGCGGCGTGATGCGCGCGGCCGGCGTGGTGTTCTTCGCCTATGTCGGTTTCGACGCGGTCTCGACCGCGGCGCAGGAGGCCAAGAACCCCCAGCGCAACATGATGATCGGCATCCTCGGCTCGCTCGCGATCTGCACGGTGCTCTACATCGCGTTTGCGGGCGTGCTGACAGGCCTCGTCCACTACGAAGCCATGCGCGGCGATGCCGCCCCCGTGAACACCGCGATCGCCGCGACGCCCTTTCCGTGGCTGAAGAGCCTCGTCACCTTCGGCGTGATCTGCGGCTTCTCGACCGTGATCCTCGTGCTGCTGCTCGGCCAGAGCCGGGTGTTCTACTCCATGTCGAAGGACCGGCTGCTGCCGGGCTTCTTCTCGGCGATCCATCCGAAGTGGAAGACGCCCTACCGTTCGAACCTGTTCTTCATGGTGTTCACGAGCGCGCTCGGCGGCTTCCTGCCGATCTCGCAACTCGGCCACATGACGAGCATCGGCACGCTGCTCGCCTTCATCCTCGTCTGCGCCGGCGTCGTCATCCTGCGCCGCACCCAGCCCGACGCGCCGCGCGCCTACCGCACCCCGCTGGTGCCGTTCGTGCCGATCCTCGGCGCCCTGTTCTGCCTCGGTATGATGGTCTCGCTCGATGGCGATACGTGGCTGCGCCTCATCATCTGGCTGGCGATCGGCCTCGTGATCTACTTCGCCTGGAGCCGCAAGCACAGCCGCATCGGCCGCGAGGAAGGGGCGAACGCGACCTCGGCTCTGTAA
- a CDS encoding putative transcriptional activator (TenA family) (Evidence 3 : Putative function from multiple computational evidences; Product type r : regulator) has translation MAEDLSAGRFSQEAWARNLAAFEAIRTMPFNAELADGSLSPERFRRYIVQDAHYLIGFGRALALAAAKAPHPDRIVQFARGAETAIVVERALHGGFFQEYGIDAGTFAATPLSPACDHYVAWLIATAYAEPYEVVLGALLPCFWIYAEVGRDIFARAKPDNPYRAWIDTYAGEEFGEAVAAMIAATDEAAADASPALRARMHAAYTHATRLEFGFWDSAYRDLTWAL, from the coding sequence TTGGCCGAAGACCTCTCAGCCGGGCGCTTCTCGCAGGAAGCCTGGGCCCGCAATCTCGCGGCCTTTGAGGCGATCCGCACGATGCCGTTCAACGCGGAACTGGCGGACGGCTCTCTGAGCCCTGAGCGGTTCCGCCGCTACATCGTGCAGGACGCGCATTACCTCATCGGCTTCGGCCGGGCGCTGGCGCTCGCCGCCGCCAAGGCGCCGCATCCCGACCGGATCGTGCAGTTCGCCCGCGGCGCCGAGACCGCCATCGTGGTCGAGCGCGCGCTGCATGGCGGCTTCTTCCAAGAATACGGCATCGATGCCGGGACGTTTGCCGCAACGCCCCTCTCGCCGGCTTGCGACCACTATGTCGCGTGGCTGATCGCGACGGCCTATGCCGAGCCCTACGAAGTCGTACTCGGCGCGCTTCTTCCCTGTTTCTGGATCTACGCCGAAGTCGGCCGCGACATCTTCGCCCGCGCCAAGCCCGACAATCCCTACCGCGCCTGGATCGACACCTATGCCGGCGAGGAGTTCGGCGAGGCGGTGGCCGCGATGATCGCCGCGACCGACGAGGCGGCCGCCGACGCCTCCCCGGCCCTGCGCGCGCGGATGCACGCGGCCTACACCCACGCGACCCGCCTCGAATTCGGCTTCTGGGACAGCGCCTACCGGGATCTCACCTGGGCGCTGTGA
- the mxcE gene encoding two component transcriptional regulator (Evidence 2a : Function from experimental evidences in other organisms; Product type r : regulator), producing the protein MNAPVSSPMMRAASSKGAATPVLVIDDHPIVLQGCRRVLEDAGIETVVEATGVVSGYRAFHRLRPPVVICDLTFQGSGLAGLALIRRMRAIEPETRVLVFSMHNDPVIVSRALEAGALGYVLKDHASNELFQAFERVRAGEVYLDRRLATEVAMLRADPRRTPETQLTPREQQILARLAQGKSYGAIAADLSVSYKTVTNACSQMRQKLRVRTLAELIHVAVTQAQRQG; encoded by the coding sequence ATGAACGCGCCGGTCAGCAGCCCCATGATGAGAGCAGCGTCGAGCAAGGGTGCCGCCACCCCCGTCCTGGTCATCGACGATCACCCGATCGTCCTCCAGGGCTGTCGCCGCGTGCTGGAGGATGCCGGAATCGAGACCGTGGTCGAGGCGACCGGCGTCGTCTCCGGTTACCGCGCCTTCCACCGCCTGCGCCCGCCGGTGGTGATCTGCGATCTCACCTTCCAGGGCAGCGGCCTCGCCGGCCTTGCCCTGATCCGGCGCATGCGCGCCATCGAGCCCGAGACCCGCGTGCTCGTGTTCTCGATGCACAACGACCCCGTCATCGTCTCGCGGGCGCTGGAGGCCGGGGCGCTCGGCTACGTGCTCAAGGATCACGCTTCGAACGAGCTGTTCCAGGCGTTCGAGCGGGTGCGCGCGGGCGAGGTCTATCTCGACCGGCGGCTGGCCACCGAGGTCGCGATGTTGCGCGCCGATCCGCGCCGCACCCCGGAGACGCAGCTCACGCCGCGCGAGCAGCAGATCCTGGCGCGCCTCGCCCAGGGCAAGTCCTACGGCGCCATCGCCGCCGACCTCTCGGTCAGCTACAAGACCGTCACCAATGCCTGCTCGCAGATGCGCCAGAAGCTCAGGGTGCGCACGCTGGCCGAACTGATCCACGTCGCGGTGACCCAGGCCCAGCGGCAGGGTTGA
- the mxcQ gene encoding integral membrane sensor signal transduction histidine kinase (Evidence 2a : Function from experimental evidences in other organisms; Product type r : regulator), translated as MPIPAATQASPTPLMAQSVADPNLDKAQDRADGTGLPFWAGWPTRTRLILVVLAIDIVAALASCGVIVLTARSAVQVETAAGLATVEPLVADTIRSLRSPSPESVLHTLDLRFQALRHVRVTILDAEGKRVGFGPSEQVREQRTSPRWFVRLIAPEPRQHDLPIVVKGERIGTAAITTQPLDEIEEVWGYARSLALASLILNLAVLAALTLALGRILRPLGRLADGLNRLERHDYTAHLDPPASRELAVIAERFNRVAGALSDARAANGRLNRQLLTAQDDERARIALELHDEFGPCLFALEANAASVARLAASPGEIDRGRLASRAGDIGSIVGQVQVLNRDLLNRLRPHGLGEVPLTDCLNLLLRDFRRRHPETAFDGAFEGLARGYGDIVDLTVFRCIQESSTNAVRHGAARHVRARATEETDAAGLTVLRVSVEDDGTGITPGHRVGLGLSGMRERVEALGGHFSLDTASLDNNASGTVVRITLPIDPERDGSEVPPPPVAPQPK; from the coding sequence GTGCCGATTCCCGCCGCGACGCAAGCTTCCCCGACGCCCCTGATGGCGCAAAGCGTGGCCGATCCCAACCTCGACAAGGCGCAGGATCGGGCCGACGGCACGGGGCTGCCGTTTTGGGCCGGCTGGCCGACGCGCACGCGGCTCATTCTGGTCGTGCTCGCCATCGACATCGTCGCCGCCCTCGCCTCCTGCGGCGTGATCGTGCTGACCGCGCGCAGCGCCGTGCAGGTCGAGACGGCGGCCGGTCTCGCCACCGTCGAGCCCTTGGTCGCCGACACCATCCGCTCCCTGCGCAGCCCCAGCCCCGAGAGCGTGCTCCACACCCTCGACCTGCGCTTTCAGGCCCTGCGCCATGTCCGCGTGACCATCCTCGATGCGGAGGGCAAGCGTGTCGGTTTCGGTCCCTCCGAGCAGGTGCGCGAGCAGCGGACGTCGCCGCGCTGGTTCGTCCGGCTGATCGCCCCCGAGCCGCGCCAGCACGATCTGCCCATCGTCGTGAAGGGCGAGCGGATCGGCACCGCCGCGATCACGACCCAGCCCCTGGACGAGATCGAGGAGGTCTGGGGCTATGCCCGCTCGCTGGCGCTCGCCAGCCTGATCCTGAACCTCGCGGTGCTGGCTGCCCTCACCCTGGCGCTCGGGCGCATCCTGCGGCCGCTCGGGCGCCTCGCGGATGGGCTGAACCGGCTGGAGCGGCACGATTACACCGCCCATCTCGACCCGCCCGCCTCCCGCGAACTCGCGGTGATCGCCGAGCGCTTCAACCGCGTGGCCGGGGCGCTCTCCGACGCGCGGGCCGCCAACGGCCGCCTCAACCGCCAACTGCTGACGGCCCAGGATGACGAGCGCGCCCGCATCGCCCTCGAACTCCACGACGAGTTCGGCCCGTGCCTGTTTGCGCTTGAGGCGAACGCGGCCTCCGTCGCGCGGCTCGCCGCCAGCCCCGGCGAGATCGACCGCGGCCGGCTCGCGTCGCGGGCCGGCGACATCGGCAGCATCGTCGGCCAGGTTCAGGTCCTCAACCGCGACCTTCTCAACCGCCTGCGCCCGCACGGGCTCGGCGAGGTGCCGCTGACGGATTGCCTCAACCTGCTGCTCCGAGACTTCCGACGGCGCCATCCCGAGACCGCCTTCGATGGTGCGTTCGAGGGCTTGGCCCGCGGCTACGGCGACATCGTCGATCTCACCGTGTTCCGCTGCATCCAGGAGAGCAGCACCAACGCTGTGCGCCACGGCGCCGCCCGCCACGTCCGGGCCCGCGCGACGGAGGAGACCGACGCCGCCGGCCTGACGGTCCTGCGGGTGAGCGTCGAGGATGACGGCACCGGCATCACGCCCGGCCACCGTGTCGGCCTCGGCCTGTCGGGGATGCGCGAGCGGGTCGAGGCGCTCGGCGGTCATTTCAGTCTCGATACGGCGTCTCTTGACAACAACGCCTCCGGAACCGTTGTCCGGATCACCCTCCCGATCGATCCCGAGCGCGACGGCAGCGAGGTTCCACCTCCGCCCGTCGCGCCGCAACCCAAGTGA
- a CDS encoding protein of unknown function (Evidence 5 : Unknown function), whose amino-acid sequence MQGYNVQEADRMSVTIHPSQTRPAESRAPARRRLPVILGAAGGSAALLVFAVGAFAFFSDLADPRSRPARIAPVASQWPDLKDGVPALAPASVGLPEARRASLPAAEPVAPAAAPPPAPVAAAAPEIAPPARANLPIEPAPTVPAAARTASALAPAKVTVPLPPSRSEMVQAKTEQPARFVSLPAKTKPEIAKTEAKVEARTKTDTAKTETAKTDTAKAETAKVEPAKADPSRKPAPVVRNRATEARPTQTASAQAPAARPAQDAAEEPELLGVKIPGGRQIRDGWDAAVSGLLGGKSGGE is encoded by the coding sequence TTGCAGGGCTACAACGTGCAAGAGGCCGACCGCATGTCGGTGACGATTCACCCATCTCAAACCCGGCCGGCCGAGAGCAGGGCTCCGGCCCGTCGCCGGCTGCCCGTCATCCTCGGCGCCGCGGGCGGGAGCGCTGCCCTCCTCGTCTTCGCCGTGGGGGCTTTCGCGTTCTTCTCCGATCTCGCCGATCCCAGGAGCCGGCCGGCGCGGATCGCCCCCGTCGCCTCGCAATGGCCCGACCTGAAGGACGGCGTTCCGGCGCTGGCGCCGGCCTCCGTCGGGTTGCCGGAAGCGCGCCGGGCCAGCCTGCCGGCCGCGGAACCCGTCGCACCGGCCGCAGCGCCGCCGCCCGCGCCGGTGGCGGCTGCAGCGCCGGAGATCGCGCCGCCGGCCCGGGCGAACCTGCCGATCGAGCCGGCACCCACGGTTCCGGCCGCGGCCCGCACGGCGTCCGCGCTCGCCCCCGCCAAAGTCACGGTGCCGCTGCCTCCGAGCCGGAGCGAGATGGTGCAGGCGAAGACGGAGCAGCCGGCGCGTTTCGTGTCGCTGCCCGCGAAGACGAAACCCGAGATCGCCAAAACGGAAGCCAAGGTCGAGGCCAGAACCAAGACTGACACCGCCAAGACCGAGACAGCCAAAACTGACACAGCCAAGGCTGAAACCGCCAAGGTTGAGCCGGCGAAGGCCGATCCCAGCCGGAAGCCCGCGCCCGTCGTCCGCAACCGCGCCACGGAAGCGCGGCCGACGCAGACCGCCTCGGCGCAAGCACCCGCCGCGCGGCCGGCACAGGACGCGGCGGAAGAGCCGGAACTGCTTGGCGTCAAGATTCCCGGCGGCCGTCAGATCCGCGACGGCTGGGATGCCGCCGTGAGCGGCCTGCTCGGCGGCAAGTCCGGCGGCGAATAA
- a CDS encoding putative ATP-independent RNA helicase, DEAD/DEAH-box family protein (Evidence 3 : Putative function from multiple computational evidences; Product type e : enzyme), whose protein sequence is MPFPSLPSPLARALTERNYAEPTPVQQAVLDAVPERDLLVSAQTGSGKTVAFGLAIAGTLLGEDEALPPPGAPLALVIAPTRELALQVQRELTWLYAQTGARIVPCVGGMDPRREARALEAGVHIVVGTPGRLRDHMERGRLVTEGLRAVILDEADEMLDMGFREDLEFILASTPKDRRTLLFSATLPKAIVALAESYQRDALRLAVAGETRGHADIVYRAVRVMPREVEHAVVNILRYVDAPVAIVFCNTRDGVRHLQASLTERGFSAVALSGELGQGERNAALQALRDGRARVCVATDVAARGIDLPGLDLVIHADLPHDAEVMQHRSGRTGRAGRKGTSVVLVPPAKRRRAEQMFAIAKVSPDWSGPPNADEIRILDRERMMSDPLLAEPETEEDREWEREWAEALMERCPPERLAAAFARLYRSRIPVPEEVSDPAYETSRRPDSRSGVPVGASRVGDDEPAAWFRLNLGRRDRAEPRRLLPMLTRRGQIGRGDIGSIRIFDNETTFEVRASAADDFAASFARRGPADVRVERMQGDGPAAAKAPKSPRAQRHRREATKTGRGG, encoded by the coding sequence TTGCCATTTCCGTCTCTGCCCTCCCCCCTGGCGCGGGCGCTCACCGAGCGCAACTATGCCGAGCCGACACCCGTTCAACAGGCGGTGCTCGATGCCGTCCCAGAGCGCGACCTGCTCGTTTCGGCTCAGACCGGATCGGGCAAGACCGTTGCCTTCGGTCTCGCCATCGCCGGTACGCTGCTCGGCGAAGACGAGGCGCTGCCGCCGCCCGGCGCGCCGCTGGCGCTCGTCATCGCTCCGACCCGTGAGCTGGCACTCCAGGTGCAGCGGGAGCTGACCTGGCTCTACGCGCAGACCGGCGCGCGCATCGTCCCCTGCGTCGGCGGCATGGATCCGCGCCGCGAGGCCCGCGCGCTGGAGGCCGGCGTCCACATCGTCGTCGGCACGCCGGGGCGCCTGCGCGACCACATGGAGCGCGGCCGGCTCGTCACGGAAGGTCTTCGCGCCGTCATCCTCGACGAGGCCGACGAGATGCTCGACATGGGCTTTCGCGAGGATCTGGAATTCATCCTGGCATCGACCCCGAAGGACCGGCGCACCCTGCTGTTCTCGGCGACCCTGCCGAAGGCCATCGTCGCGCTCGCCGAGAGCTACCAGCGCGACGCCCTGCGCCTCGCGGTCGCCGGCGAGACCCGCGGCCATGCCGACATCGTCTACCGCGCGGTGCGCGTGATGCCGCGGGAGGTCGAGCACGCCGTCGTCAACATTCTGCGCTACGTCGATGCGCCGGTGGCGATCGTGTTCTGCAACACCCGTGACGGCGTACGCCATCTCCAGGCCTCGCTGACCGAGCGCGGCTTCTCCGCCGTGGCGCTCTCGGGCGAACTCGGCCAGGGCGAGCGCAACGCCGCGCTCCAGGCCCTGCGCGACGGCCGTGCCCGCGTCTGCGTCGCCACCGACGTCGCCGCCCGCGGCATCGACCTGCCGGGGCTCGACCTCGTCATCCACGCCGACCTTCCGCACGATGCCGAGGTGATGCAGCACCGCTCCGGCCGCACCGGCCGCGCCGGCCGCAAGGGGACGAGCGTCGTGCTCGTGCCGCCGGCCAAGCGGCGGCGGGCCGAGCAGATGTTCGCCATCGCCAAGGTCAGTCCCGATTGGAGCGGCCCGCCGAACGCGGACGAGATCCGCATTCTCGACCGCGAGCGGATGATGTCCGATCCGCTGCTCGCCGAGCCCGAGACGGAGGAGGACCGCGAGTGGGAGCGGGAATGGGCCGAGGCGCTGATGGAGCGCTGCCCGCCCGAGCGTCTCGCCGCGGCCTTCGCCCGGCTCTACCGCTCGCGCATCCCCGTGCCGGAGGAGGTGAGCGATCCGGCCTACGAGACCAGCCGGCGTCCGGATTCCCGCAGCGGTGTGCCGGTCGGCGCATCGCGGGTCGGTGACGACGAGCCGGCGGCGTGGTTCCGGCTCAATCTCGGCCGCCGCGACCGGGCCGAGCCGCGCCGCCTTCTGCCGATGCTGACCCGCCGTGGGCAGATCGGGCGCGGCGATATCGGCTCCATCAGGATCTTCGACAACGAGACGACCTTCGAGGTCCGTGCCAGCGCGGCGGACGACTTCGCCGCGTCCTTCGCCCGGCGTGGGCCCGCCGATGTCCGCGTCGAGCGGATGCAGGGGGATGGACCGGCCGCCGCCAAGGCGCCGAAGAGCCCCCGCGCCCAGCGCCATCGCCGCGAGGCGACCAAAACCGGCCGGGGCGGCTGA
- a CDS encoding protein of unknown function (Evidence 5 : Unknown function): MHRSRSSPIQEVQEGSYAGSQFAIAGSHFAIGSQSLHRRALLESLAPASHPLNKKPVRQAQPNTSVD; the protein is encoded by the coding sequence TTGCACCGGAGCCGGTCGTCGCCGATACAAGAGGTACAAGAGGGGTCTTATGCTGGAAGCCAATTCGCGATTGCTGGAAGCCATTTCGCGATCGGCTCACAGTCGCTCCACAGGCGGGCGCTTCTCGAATCCTTGGCCCCGGCGTCCCATCCTCTGAACAAGAAGCCGGTGCGCCAAGCGCAACCGAACACGTCCGTCGATTGA
- a CDS encoding Methyltransferase FkbM family, with translation MPEPDLRSDDVDGFRLHVCRRLVAALGRTEEDNIDHAYPPYEISAGQDAFDALRARFLAYLTGNWDGMARSYGRLEDDASRKLFVDLLLFRVLGCRHVRLDSNTPAYWEGRRQAEALPVEPSSFADIPGGAYLHHFLLPHKERTLRLDCLQANIFFTFLLRQYFFDRDGVRIQPEAGDHVVDAGACFGDTAVDFAEAVGETGHVYSFDPLAAHQQIVRHNIQQNNLSNTTVFSHGLSDYDFEAPPVQDMCDPGFGEKDIMPVRRLDDLVAAGTIPRVDCIKMDIEGYELPALKGAEATLRTFRPKLAISLYHRWDDYFVIPDFIANLNLGYRFFLQNYTVGEGETVLYCIASPSGARSPEIEQPSQEPDPQPD, from the coding sequence TTGCCCGAGCCCGATCTCAGATCAGACGATGTCGATGGATTTCGCCTGCATGTTTGCCGACGGCTCGTCGCCGCCTTGGGCCGGACCGAAGAAGACAATATCGACCACGCCTACCCTCCATATGAAATCTCCGCTGGGCAAGACGCGTTCGACGCATTGCGGGCGCGCTTTCTCGCGTACCTGACCGGCAATTGGGACGGGATGGCTCGATCCTATGGCCGCCTCGAAGACGACGCCTCACGCAAGCTTTTCGTGGACTTGCTTCTCTTTCGCGTGCTCGGATGCCGCCATGTCCGGCTCGACAGCAATACGCCCGCCTATTGGGAGGGCCGGAGGCAAGCTGAGGCGCTTCCGGTCGAGCCATCGTCCTTCGCCGACATTCCGGGAGGCGCCTACCTCCACCATTTCCTGCTTCCACACAAGGAGCGCACGCTGAGATTGGACTGCCTGCAAGCCAACATCTTTTTTACATTTCTTCTACGACAGTATTTTTTTGACCGTGATGGAGTGCGCATCCAGCCAGAAGCTGGGGATCACGTGGTAGATGCAGGAGCTTGCTTCGGCGATACCGCCGTCGACTTCGCTGAAGCTGTCGGCGAGACCGGACACGTCTATTCCTTCGATCCGCTCGCGGCACATCAGCAGATCGTGCGACACAATATCCAGCAGAACAACCTCTCCAACACGACCGTCTTCAGCCACGGCTTGAGCGATTACGACTTCGAAGCCCCGCCGGTTCAGGACATGTGTGATCCGGGCTTTGGTGAGAAAGACATTATGCCGGTCCGCAGGCTCGACGATCTCGTTGCGGCGGGCACGATCCCGCGAGTCGATTGCATCAAGATGGACATCGAAGGATACGAGCTTCCCGCGCTCAAGGGAGCCGAAGCGACGCTGCGAACCTTCCGCCCCAAGCTCGCCATCTCATTGTATCACCGCTGGGACGACTACTTTGTGATCCCGGACTTTATCGCCAACCTGAACCTCGGCTACAGGTTTTTTCTCCAGAACTACACGGTGGGTGAGGGCGAGACGGTGCTCTACTGCATCGCCTCGCCCAGCGGTGCTCGCTCGCCCGAAATCGAGCAGCCCAGCCAGGAGCCAGACCCACAACCGGATTAG
- a CDS encoding putative metal dependent phosphohydrolase with a response regulator receiver domain; HD-GYP domain protein (Evidence 3 : Putative function from multiple computational evidences; Product type e : enzyme) has protein sequence MTGGAQESGERSRDAVVAIVAARTPAPLVLALRGQPCSARILAVSVHVIDDLIAEAPEVIVLEAEPERFDAPALIRALREQESLVRTPVLLVAGGDARTLRRISREAGATDTLSKPFDALEFQDRIGVLIELALARRESDDRARAMRRDAARAVADASARERELIRRLMLAAEFRDDRAGDHLTRVAGCVIAVAEGLGLSSAEADDVALASTMHDIGKIAVPDHILMKAGPLTPDEWEEMRQHALRGYHMLHDSPSRLLQIAAEIALTHHERWDGSGYPRGLKGEEIPRSGRIVAVADVFDALISVRSYKPAWSLERARAHVEAEAGRHFDPDCVTAFLSRWDDIVALVEERAA, from the coding sequence ATGACGGGCGGCGCGCAAGAAAGCGGTGAGCGAAGCCGAGACGCGGTGGTCGCCATCGTGGCGGCGCGGACGCCTGCTCCCCTCGTCCTCGCTTTGCGCGGGCAGCCCTGCAGCGCCCGCATCCTCGCGGTCTCGGTCCATGTGATCGACGACCTGATCGCCGAAGCCCCTGAGGTGATCGTGCTGGAGGCCGAGCCCGAGCGCTTCGACGCCCCGGCCCTGATTCGCGCCCTGCGGGAGCAGGAGAGCCTCGTCCGCACGCCGGTCCTGCTGGTGGCCGGCGGCGACGCCCGGACCTTGCGCCGGATCAGCCGTGAGGCCGGCGCCACCGACACGCTGTCCAAGCCGTTCGACGCTCTGGAATTTCAGGACCGAATCGGCGTCCTGATCGAACTCGCCCTGGCGCGCCGGGAGAGCGACGATCGGGCGCGCGCCATGCGGCGCGACGCAGCGCGGGCGGTGGCCGACGCTTCGGCGCGTGAGCGCGAACTGATCCGCCGCCTGATGCTGGCCGCCGAGTTCCGCGACGACCGGGCCGGCGACCATCTCACCCGCGTGGCCGGCTGCGTCATCGCGGTGGCCGAGGGACTCGGCCTGTCGTCGGCGGAGGCCGACGACGTGGCTCTGGCCTCGACCATGCACGACATCGGCAAGATCGCGGTCCCCGACCACATCCTGATGAAGGCCGGCCCCCTCACCCCCGACGAGTGGGAGGAGATGCGCCAGCACGCCCTGCGCGGCTACCACATGCTGCACGACAGCCCCTCGCGCCTGCTCCAGATCGCCGCCGAGATCGCGCTGACCCACCATGAGCGCTGGGACGGCAGCGGCTATCCCCGCGGTCTCAAGGGCGAGGAGATTCCCCGCTCCGGCCGGATCGTCGCGGTGGCCGACGTGTTCGACGCGCTGATTTCCGTGCGCAGCTACAAGCCCGCCTGGTCCCTGGAACGGGCGCGCGCTCATGTTGAGGCGGAGGCAGGCCGGCATTTCGATCCGGACTGCGTCACCGCCTTCCTCTCGCGCTGGGACGACATCGTCGCCCTGGTGGAGGAGCGTGCGGCGTAG
- a CDS encoding Putative histidine triad (HIT) protein (Evidence 3 : Putative function from multiple computational evidences; Product type r : regulator) → MTDAFPLDPRLAADTHAVGDLALCSVLLMDDARFPWLILVPRRPGLSELTDLTPEDASLAFEETRIAVRVMQALAQPDKVNVASLGNVVAQLHIHVVARFRSDPAWPGPVWGVGERKPYPPHARAALLERAAALFMAA, encoded by the coding sequence ATGACCGACGCCTTCCCCCTCGATCCGCGCCTCGCCGCCGACACCCATGCGGTGGGCGATCTCGCCCTCTGCTCCGTCCTGCTGATGGACGATGCACGCTTCCCGTGGCTGATCCTGGTGCCGCGGCGGCCGGGCTTGAGCGAGCTCACCGACCTCACGCCGGAGGATGCGAGCCTCGCTTTCGAGGAAACGCGGATCGCGGTCAGGGTCATGCAGGCGCTCGCCCAGCCGGACAAGGTCAACGTCGCCAGCCTCGGCAACGTGGTGGCGCAGCTTCACATCCACGTCGTGGCCCGGTTCCGCTCGGATCCGGCTTGGCCCGGGCCGGTCTGGGGCGTGGGCGAGCGCAAGCCCTACCCGCCGCATGCCCGCGCCGCCCTGCTCGAACGGGCCGCCGCCCTGTTCATGGCCGCGTGA